The sequence TTTGAAAAGGGGATGACCAGAACATGAAGAGGATACTTAATGTCCGTCTATGGATAGGTGCATTTGCTGTCGCTGCAGGTGCAATACTTGCGATTCTACTGCCGTCCGCTTCGCCGACGGCGACGAGCGGGGAAGGCAATCAATTCGAGATCAGCTTTCCTTCGGCAAAGTTCGATCCGGTAAAGACCACGGCCGCAGGAACCGTTCGGCCGGGCGAGGCACCGGCGGGCAATGAATATCGTTATTATATTGTTCAGCTTAACCGTCCGACCGAGGATGACCTGTTGAACGACCTGAGTTCTCTTGGCGTTGAAGTACTTCAGTATGTGCCACAAAGCGCGTTCTATGTCAGGGCGAAACCACAGGCGATAGGTTCCGCGGCGGCACGGGAATACGTTAGATGGGCCGGAGCTTTCCTTCCGGAGCATAAGATATCATCCGTGCTCTCTCAGCAATTATTTGCGGCACAGGCCGGACGAGCGCCTGCGGGCGGAATTTCTCCGATCGAGTTCACGGCGCCGGATCGCGCCATTTTTGACGTAGCGGTCTTTAAGACGGAGCCGCTCGACAAGGTCGCCGAGAGGCTAACGTCGGTTTACGGGGCCACCGTCATCAACCGCTCCGTTCTGCCGGCCAATTACTTCAACATGATCCGGGCTGAAATATCACTGGATCAGATCATGCGGGTGGCTGAGATACCGGGCGTGATCACCATGGATGCATATTCGCGTCCGCAGGCCGAGGATGAGCGGGCCGCTCACATCGTCTCGGGCAACTACACCGGTGCGACGACGATAAGCGCTCCGGGATGGAGTTCGCTCACGCAGTTTGGCCGTGACGGCTCCGGCGTGACGGTTGCGGTGGCGGACGATGGCATTAGCATTCCGGGCAACGGCGGATTCTATATCACGGCTGCGAACACGATAAATGGCCCGATGCGTGGGGCCCCCGCCGGAGCAACAGGCGGCCACGGCCACATCAATGCGAGCATTATCGCGGGCGATACGCCGTTTTACACGTCGGCGGACCCGGCCGGCTACAACTACGGCGTCGGGATCGCTCGCAAGGCGAATATCATAAATGTTCCTTTCCTCGTCAATGGTTATACGGGAACGGACGCAAACAACTTCGATGATACCGTCAGCACATTCGGCGCTAACGGTGTGAAAGGCTCGATCAGCAACAATAGCTGGGGAAACGGGACAAACGGCAATGTTTACGATGCATACACCGCAGGGTTTGATGGATTTGTCCGTGACGCATCCTCGGCGGGCACGGTCGATCCGATCAACATCATTTTCTCGGCCGGGAACTCTGGTGCCAGCGGACTGACGAGGCCAAAGACCGCAAAGAATGTGATCGCGACCGGCAATTCGGAGAACCTGCGGACTGAGCTTGGCGGAGCCAGCGCTGACAGCATGGAGGACCTCGTCAACACGTCGAGCCGCGGGCCGGCGGCAGATGGGCGTGTCAAGCCGGACATTGTGGCACCGGGCGGCTATATCACCGGTGGAGGTGCAGGCAGCGGGGCCTCGACATTTGGTTTTGTGCCCGGCACATCGAACAACATCCTCTACAGCAGCGGAACGTCGCATGCCGCTCCACAGGTTGCAGGTGCGGCGGCATTGTTCACGCAGGCATGGAAGGAGAATAACAGCGGGAACAATCCGAGTCCGGCCCTGATAAAGGCAGCGATCCTTAATACAGGCCAGGAGATGACCGGCGTCAATGTCGGCACCGCTATCCCGAATGGCAATGAGGGATGGGGCCGGATCAATTTGAAGTACATGCTCCGCACCGGCGTGCCGATGAGATTCCTCGAACAGTCAGGGGCTCTGCTCGCTCCCGGTTGGAATTCGAACATTATCGGATTTGTCGGCGACCCGACAAAGCCGATCCGTGTCGCCCTCGTCTGGACCGATCCCGCGGGTGCTCCGAACGCAAACCCTGCACTCGTCAATAACCTCGACCTAACAGTCACGCTCGGCGGTGTCACATATCGTGGAAATAACTTCACCGGCGGCATATCGACAGCTGGCGGAACGGCTGACACCATAAATAATGTCGAGATGGTCCGTCTTCCGGCGGGAACGGCAACCGGGACGCCGTTTTCCATTAATGTCGTCGCCACCGCCCTTAACGGTGACGGCGTCCCCGGCAACGGCGATCCGACTGACCAGGACTTTGCCCTTGTTGCCTACAATTATGCGACGTACCCGTCAGCGAGGGCAGACTTTGACGGCGACGGCCGCACGGACGTCTCGGTCTATCGTCCGACGGGCGGGATCTGGCACACGCAAAGGTCTTTTGACGGCTACATCGGGCAACAGTTCGGTATCAGCTCCGACGTGCCTGTCCCGGGCGACTATGATGGTGACGGACGCACCGACCTTGCCGTTTTCCGCGCTGACGCGAATCCGGCGAATCCTGACTTTTTCGTATTGAAGAGCCTGACGAACACAGTTGGTTACGCGGTATGGGGCACTACGGGCGATGTCCCGGTCACAGGCGATTATGACGGTGACCACAAGGCCGACTATGCCCTTTTCAGGCCGTCTAACAATACCTGGTACATCCAGAAGAGCCTTGGCGGTTCGAGCGCCGACAGCTTTGGCTCGGCCGGCGATATGCCGCTGGCGATGGACTATGAACGCGACGGAAAATCGAACATCGGCGTCTTCCGTCCCGCGAATGCTACCTGGTACATTGCAAAGCCGACCGGAGTGCCGTCGCAGAACTTTTATGCAGTGCCCTTCGGTATTAGCAGTGATAAGCCTGTGCCGGGCGACTATGATGGAGATAGCGAGGATGATATCGCCGTTTTCCGTTCAACATCAGGCATCTGGTATGTGTTGTCAAGCCTGTGGGGCCCAATAGCTGTTCAATTCGGGGCGAATGGGGACATTCCCGTTCCGGGTGACTATGACGGTGATGGACGAGACGATCCGGCCGTTTTCCGTAACGGGACGTGGTACATGCTTCGTTCCTCTGCGGGATTTGCCGGCGTGGCTTTTGGCCTCGGCACAGATATTCCGGTGCCGAGGAAATATGTGCCCTAGCGGCGTTACTGAGAGGGCCGGCGAGATCGCCGGTCCTTTTTTATGCGGTGAGGATCGCCACGCGATGCGGCGGCAATCCGAGCATGCATTCGTCACCGATCTGCAGTCCGACAACACGGAACACCCGCGTCATCAATCGCAGTCCACCGGCATCAAACTCGATGATCGACGTCGGTCCACGGAACTTGATCGCGGTGACGACTGCCCTCAGCAGATTGTCCTCAGGAAAGGATGAACCGAGCGACATCGAGACCTGTTCGGGCCTGATCGCAAGCGTTGCGTCTTGGTTTATCGCACCCAAACGGCTTTTCTTGGTTTGCTGGGCAAACAGCCGGTGGGCGCCGTCGATCGTATAGAATTCCGGCAGGTCAGCGTCAGATGATGTCAGTCGGCGTGCCTTTATCAGATTCATCTCGCCTGTTGCGCGGGCTATCTTCACGGATAAAGGTTCGTCGTAGATCTCCTGCGGCGTCCCGCTTTGAATTACTTCGCCTTCATCGATCACGGCCACTTCGTCCGTTAGCTCAATGATCTGATCAAAGGAACTCGAAGCGAAGATCACGATCCTTCCGCGTGCCTTGGCCGAACGGCGGATCAGCTCAAAACATGCGCTTCGCTGCGCCGCGTCCATTTGCCCGAACGGTTCGTCCAGAAGCCACACACGGTCTATCGTTTCCGCGGCACCCTCGAACTTTGCTTTCTCGATGGCTCCCTGTGCTCCTCGCTCAAAGGCCCCCTTTAACGATTCGACGAGCGTCCTTGCGAAACTGCCTGAATAGAGTGAGAGGCGGCGGTCCTTACGTTTGAGGCCCGTGATGTCGCGGCCGTCGAGTTCGATCCGGCCGCTCGTCGCTTTTGCTGTGCCGGCAAGCACCTTCAGTAATGTCGATTTCCCCGATCCGCTCGCGCCAAACAGCCCGATGACACTGCCATCGTCAACCTCGAACGAAATGTCGCGCAAGGCCCATGTATTGCCGTAGCGGCGGGAAAGCAAGTCTAATCTCAGAGGCATCTCGATCGTGATCGGAACTTCTGCGGGCGGGCGGCGTGCAAACTATAGGTGCCCGTTGTCATCCGAATAGTGCAAGTATAAACTGATTTGCATCCTATCGGCATTTGCAGGAGATAGTTATGTTCCGGATCATCTATTGCTTACTTATCAGCTCCGTCGTCGGCCTTGTTACGGCTGGTGTGTCCGCGCAAGGTTCGCAACCGAAAGCCAGCCCGAGGCCGCTCGCTACGCCACCGCCGACCGTTACCGGAGCCGAGATCATCAGCCGGGCGGGCGAGCTTGTTGAGGCCCCGTCTCGAAGCTCCACGCCTGACATCGAGCCTCGCGATAAGGACGATGCTGAGACGAACACGACAGTCAGGGAACTAACGGAACGAATAAAGAGGCTGGAGGCGAATCGAAAAGACCCTTACGACGAAAAACAGAAGCGAATGCTCCTCAACCTCGACATCCTCACGCGGGCCGAGCAGCGAGCCGAGTCTCTGAGGAAGCAGCACTTTGAGATGATCGAGAAGGAGAGCGCGATCAAAACACGGCTCGAGCAACTCGAATATGATTCCCGGCCTGAGGTCATTGAGCGGACACTCCAATTGTCCGGTTCCCTGCGGCCCGAAGAGGTTCGCGATTCTCGCCGCCGAAGCATTGCAGCCGAGCGGACAAACCTGCAGCTTCTCCTCACGGAGATCGAGGCCGCCCGTTCCAACCTCGCAGACAATGTCCAAAGGGCCGATCAAATGGTCGAACGGCTCAGGCTGAAGCTCGAAAGGGACATCGAAAACTCATTTCTAAAAGACGATGAGCCGGAGAATTAGGAGCCGGACGATCTTGATTACTGGAAATTCCAC is a genomic window of Chloracidobacterium sp. containing:
- a CDS encoding ABC transporter ATP-binding protein, encoding MPLRLDLLSRRYGNTWALRDISFEVDDGSVIGLFGASGSGKSTLLKVLAGTAKATSGRIELDGRDITGLKRKDRRLSLYSGSFARTLVESLKGAFERGAQGAIEKAKFEGAAETIDRVWLLDEPFGQMDAAQRSACFELIRRSAKARGRIVIFASSSFDQIIELTDEVAVIDEGEVIQSGTPQEIYDEPLSVKIARATGEMNLIKARRLTSSDADLPEFYTIDGAHRLFAQQTKKSRLGAINQDATLAIRPEQVSMSLGSSFPEDNLLRAVVTAIKFRGPTSIIEFDAGGLRLMTRVFRVVGLQIGDECMLGLPPHRVAILTA
- a CDS encoding S8 family serine peptidase, giving the protein MKRILNVRLWIGAFAVAAGAILAILLPSASPTATSGEGNQFEISFPSAKFDPVKTTAAGTVRPGEAPAGNEYRYYIVQLNRPTEDDLLNDLSSLGVEVLQYVPQSAFYVRAKPQAIGSAAAREYVRWAGAFLPEHKISSVLSQQLFAAQAGRAPAGGISPIEFTAPDRAIFDVAVFKTEPLDKVAERLTSVYGATVINRSVLPANYFNMIRAEISLDQIMRVAEIPGVITMDAYSRPQAEDERAAHIVSGNYTGATTISAPGWSSLTQFGRDGSGVTVAVADDGISIPGNGGFYITAANTINGPMRGAPAGATGGHGHINASIIAGDTPFYTSADPAGYNYGVGIARKANIINVPFLVNGYTGTDANNFDDTVSTFGANGVKGSISNNSWGNGTNGNVYDAYTAGFDGFVRDASSAGTVDPINIIFSAGNSGASGLTRPKTAKNVIATGNSENLRTELGGASADSMEDLVNTSSRGPAADGRVKPDIVAPGGYITGGGAGSGASTFGFVPGTSNNILYSSGTSHAAPQVAGAAALFTQAWKENNSGNNPSPALIKAAILNTGQEMTGVNVGTAIPNGNEGWGRINLKYMLRTGVPMRFLEQSGALLAPGWNSNIIGFVGDPTKPIRVALVWTDPAGAPNANPALVNNLDLTVTLGGVTYRGNNFTGGISTAGGTADTINNVEMVRLPAGTATGTPFSINVVATALNGDGVPGNGDPTDQDFALVAYNYATYPSARADFDGDGRTDVSVYRPTGGIWHTQRSFDGYIGQQFGISSDVPVPGDYDGDGRTDLAVFRADANPANPDFFVLKSLTNTVGYAVWGTTGDVPVTGDYDGDHKADYALFRPSNNTWYIQKSLGGSSADSFGSAGDMPLAMDYERDGKSNIGVFRPANATWYIAKPTGVPSQNFYAVPFGISSDKPVPGDYDGDSEDDIAVFRSTSGIWYVLSSLWGPIAVQFGANGDIPVPGDYDGDGRDDPAVFRNGTWYMLRSSAGFAGVAFGLGTDIPVPRKYVP